The Wansuia hejianensis genomic interval AGCAGCTGCCGAAAAACGGCGGAAACAAGGTGGAGTGGAGAAAATTTGAAACCTTTGCCAAAGCCTTAACGCCGCTGACCGAGGGCGTCACCCCGGACGGTAACAAGGTCAACATGACCAAGATCGAAGGAGCGATCGCCCAGTACGGCGATTACACCACGATCTCCGACCGGCTGGAATTAGAGGCGGTGGATCCCATCATCTTAGGGGTAACGGAGGAGCACGGCGCTCAGGCCGGAGAAACTTTGGATACCATCACAAGAAACGAGGTGATCACCGGAACCCAGGTGATCTACGGCGGGGGGAAGGCTTCAAGGACCACCATTACGTCTGCCGACAAGGTCACGCCGGCGCTGATTAACCAGGCAGTCACCCTCTTAAAGAAGATGCGCGCGCCCCAGGTGGAGGGAGGCGGCTACATCGCCATCATCCATCCCTCCTGTTCTTATGATCTCCGGGAATCCACCGAGTGGCTGGACGTGCATAAATATGCCCAGCCGCAGGAGATCTATAACGGCGAGATCGGAAAGCTGCACAACGTGCGCTTCATCGAAAGCGCGGACCAGAAGGTCTGGACCTACAAAGATACGAACGAAAAAAACGTGGCGGTGTACGCGATCACGATTTTTGGCCGTGACGCCTACGGAATCATTGACCCAAGCGCGGAGTCCTTAGAGGTGATTGTGAAGCAGAGAGGCTCTTCCGGGACAGCCGATCCCCTGGATCAGAGGAGTACGGTCGGCTGGAAGGCCAGCCACGCGGCGAAGATCCTCTACCAGGAGCGGCTAGTGCGCCTGGAGGTAGGAAGCTTCTACTCCGACAAGGACGAAGCGAACTGATCCTTAGAGGCACGGGAAAGGAGAAGAAGACGATGAAACAGAAAGCGACGGAAGCAGGGCCGCAGCTGTCCTGGAAGGAGGACAAGACACGGATCAAGCTTCCAAAAGAGGCAAAAGGGCAGGCGAACTACGTGATCGCCTCCTGTAACGGCGTGGTCTATAAGATCCAGCGCGGCGTGGAGGTGGAGGTGCCCAAAGCGATCGCGGAGATCTTGGAGCACGCGGAAGCGGCCAGGGAAGAAGCGGACGCCTACGCGGAAACCGTAGAGCAGGTATAAACGGCACAAAGGCCGCATAGAGGACAGGCAGGGGCAAACATCCCCTGCCTGTTTTGCGAAAAAGAGAAACGGCCAAAAAAGAAGGAGGAAGACCCATGACAGCACAGGAACTGATCGGCGCCTATGATGCGGAGCGCCCCAACCAGATCGATACAGGGGTAAAGCTATCCTGGATCCAAAAGGTGGAATGGATGATCCTGCGGGAGACCGTCCTCACCCATTCAAACGACCCACGTTTTACCCCGCGGACAAAGCCGGGGGAGGAAACAAGCGCCCCCTTTGACCCGGAGCGCTATTTTGACACCTGGGGCCTGGAATCGGAGTTACTCGCGCCGCCTCCCTACGAAGATGTGTATACCTATTACCTGGATATGCGCCAGGCTTTAAATGCGGGAGAAACGAAGCGCTATAACCAGATGACGAGCCTGTATAATAATGCCATGCTCACCTTCCAGCAGTATTATAACCGCACGTACCGGCCTATCAAAAAAAGCAAGCGGTTTCTGCGGCACGAGTGCCTGTAGGAAAGGAGGAAGCCGTGTTTTATCCGGAAGTACCAGACAATGCGAACACCCGCCAGTCCATCTCCCAGTGGCTGGGGTATAACCATAACCTAAGAATCGGGGACGGGGAGTTTTACGACTGCGAAAACTTAAGCTCGGACAACTATCCGCTCATCTCACCCAGGAAAAAGCGCCCCGTCCTGGCTTCCCTGCCGGATGCGGTGCGGGGGCTTCTATATACGGACGGGGACCTGGCCTATCTCTCCGGAGGGACCCTGTACCTGGGCAGCGCTTCGTATGATTTGTCCTCCTATATGACAGATTTGGAAAGCGAGCAGCAGCTGATCAAGTTTGGCGCCTACCTGTTGATCTTCCCCTTAGGGCTGTACTTTCATACGGCGGACCGGGCGGATTACGGAAGCCTGGGAAGCGCGTATACCGCGCCGGAAGGCGTAACCGTCACCTACATGGTCTGCGACGAGACGGGGAACGCCCTGGACGCGGCAGATCCTGACGGCTACCAGAGAAACGTGACCGCTTCTACCACAGCGCCCAAGGAGGGGATGAAAGAGGGGGATTACTGGCTGAATACCTACGACGGAGGGCTGTATGTGTGGGACGCGGACGCCTCCATGTGGAACGTGGTATTGACCACCTATGTGAAGATCCAGGTGCCGGGAAGCCAATTAAATACCCGGTTCGCACAAGGGGATGCCGTATCCATGAACACCTCCGTACCGGAGATCAATACCGGAAGCATCATCCAGTACGTGGGAGAGGATTACCTGGTGGTCACGGGGCTTATGGGGGACAGCGTGATGCGCACCCAGAGTACGGACAGCACCTGGCGTCTTACCATAGAGCGGAAAGTCCCTGCGCTGAACTACGTGTGTGTATCCGCCAACCGGGTGTGGGGCTGCTATTATGGAATTGTAAACGGAAAGCAGGTCAATGAGATCTACGCCTCGAAGCTTGGGGATCCGAAGAACTGGTACTGCTATGAGGGACTCTCCTCCGACGCTTATGCCATCTCCCTGGGGTCAGACGGCTGCTTTACCGGCTGTATCGAATACCAGGGGTATCCAACATTTTTCAAGGAAAATGCCATCTACAGGATTTACGGCCGGTATCCTTCCGAGTACCAGCTGGTCACCACCAACTGCCGCGGGGTGCAGGACGGCTCGTATAAATCCCTGGCGATCTGCGGGGAATACCTGCTCTACAAAAGCGTGGCGGACGTCTGCATCTATGACGGCAGCACACCGGTGTCCATCTCAAACGCCTTAGGGAAAGGCTGCCTGTATTACAACGCGGTCTCGGGCGCCTGCTTAAACAAGTATTATATTTCCATGAGGGACGCGAAAGGGAATGCCACCCTGTTTGTCTATGATATGGATTACAACCTGTGGCACAAGGAGGACTCCCTTTTCGTGGAGGCGTTCACCTATTCCGTCTCCGGACAGATGTACGGCTACGCGGGGAATAAGGTCTACGGCTTTGGAGATGCCGACAACATGGCCTACTTAGAGCAGGAGGTATCGGAGGAGTATGTGAAATGGTACGCCATTACCGGGGAGATGGGGTATGAGTATCCGGATTATAAGTACGTCAACCGGCTGACCCTGCGCGCGTACCTGCCGATCCGCTCGGAGATCGTACTCAGCATCAGCTATGACGACGGCCCCTGGCAGGAGGTGGGCGTGCTGCGTGGCCCAGGCACGGTGAAAAGCCAGAGCTTCTCCTTCTGCCCGACCAGGTGCGACCATTTCCGGCTGAAGCTGGAGGGACATGGGGACGTGCGGATCTATACCCTGTCGCGGACGTTGTGCGCGGAAAGTGAGGAGCCATGAGTGATATCGTCATTAAGAAGCCGGAGCTAAATCCGGGCCAGGTGGAAAAAAGCCTGGCAGCCATCGACACCTGGATCCATGACACGGCCGATAAGCTAAACTTCTTTTTCTCCCGGATGGAGGGGCAGACGGGAACAGAAAGCGCGTCAAGCGCGAACGAAAAAAGCGATGCGCGCCTGCGCGCTTACGTACAGCAGGCGTTACAGAATAAACCGGATGCCATAGAAAGAGAACAGGTGGTTGCACAATATACCGGCGCACTGTCGGCGGGGCAGGTGAAGCTTTTGAGTGCGTCAGAACCAATGAAGGAAGGGAAAAACTATTTTGTCCGGTGGAACCAAATCGTGTATGCCTGCGCGAGGAAGGAATTGGAGGGGGAAACCTATCATACGCCGTATCTGGGGAATGCGGCCCTGATCCCGGGGGGAGAACATGAGGATACAAAAGAGCCCTTTGTGCTGTTTGTGGAGGAGGGGCAGGAAGTGTGGAGCCTGTGCGGACAGGGCGCATACGAAGCGCTGGCGGTGATAGTGTACCGAAAGGTCTATGAATTGTCGGAAGATTTGATGGTGGAAACCATTGAGGGGTACTTAAAAGGGACGGCGGCAGAGGCGGAATGCCTGAAAACTGGCCGCCTGTTGGACGGCATTCCCTTCAACGGAAGCGAAAACGTAAAGCACTATGTCCAGTGCACCACAGCAGCAGATGCACAGGTCAAAGAGGTACGGCTGGATGGCTTCCAAAAGACAACCGGGGCACTCCTGCTGGTGCGCTTTGCTTACGGGAACACGGTTGCATCCCCGAAATTGAGAATCAATGGGGGGACACAGGATGCCATTTACGATGGGGAAACGCTCCTTGCAGCGAATGCAATTAAAACAAAGAAGGCTTATTTTTTTGTATGGACCGGAAGTCTTTGGGAATTGGTCGGATAAGAAATGGAAAACCCCTGCCGCCCAGGGATGGCGGAAGGGGTTAAAAAGGGTGAAGCGATAGAAGCAACCTCTTTTAGGAAGCTTTACATTGCACAACGCCAATCACGTAAAGAATCGGCAAAACGAACGATACCAGGTTCATAGCGTTGAATCCGCTCGATACGGTATTAACGATCAGGGAGATGAGCGCGATAAGCACTACGATCACCCCAAAGCCCATCAGCACCGGACGGGATTTAGAAGCCAATCCAACGATTCCTGCAACCAGCTCCAAAATGGAAGCGATTAAAGGAAGAGCTACAGAAGCCATGGAAACGCCCTCCACACCTACGGAACTTGCCAAGTCATTGATGAATCCCAGTGCAGCAACTGCGCCGATACTGATGATCAGGGCAATCGCTCCGAAGATGATCATCAAAATAGAGATGACCTTTAACATTGTACTCTTTTTTGTCATAGAAGTACCTCCCTCATATATTTATTTATGAGTCTATAATATCTGACAATATGAAAAAAAGCAAGAAAAATGGGGGGGGGGGTATGATAAATTGGTATAATGACGCTTGCTATATATAAAAAATATGAATAACAGAAAGAGCTGCAAATATCAGATTGTCTACACAGGAGCCTTATGGCTGCTGGTCAATTAAAAAATAGAGCGGGCGCCCCTTAAAAGCCAGTGGATGGCTTACGGTGACGCCCGCTTTTCACAAGGCCCTTATACGGGTTATTTGGTAGGATCAAGCGGAACAATGGCAAGAGTTTTTCCCAGTGGAGCTAAAATCTTTAAGACGGTCTCAAGCTGTGGATTCGTGTTCCCTTTTTCCATTCTGGCTATGATTGGCTGTTTTACTCCGCTCATTTCTTCAAGCCTTTTTTGGCTTATGCCCTTTTCCTGTCTTGCCTTAATAAGCTCTCCAATAAGAGCTACTCTTAAATTGCTCTCCGCTATTTCTTCTGGGGTGAAAAGCTCTCTTTCTACTTCTTCCCAGCTTCTGCCGATAGCAGAATTATTTGTGTTACTCATACTTTACGCCCCTTTCTATAAGGTCTGCAAGTTCTCGCTTTGCTTTTTCAATCTCTCTTGCGGGTGTTTTCTGTGTCTTTTTCATAAATTGATGAAGTAGTACATAACTACCATTTACCCAGCCGACAAATAAAATTCTATCTCTAAGGGGTCTAAGCTCCCATATTTCGCCGTCAAGGTGCTTTATATAAGGCTCTCCTACTTGTGTTCCGTACTCGCTCAAAGTCTTTACATAGTCTCTAATTTTATTGAGCTTAATACGGCTATCCTTATCTTTCTTGCTTGCTAATTCGGCTAAATAGTCCGCTACTGGTTCTTTTCCGTTTTTGTCCCTATAAAAATATATCTGGTGCAAGATTAACTTTCCTCTTTCTACAAATATTATACTTAAAAGTTATTAAAATGTCAATAACTTTTAAGTGATTAAAAGGGGCCCAAAGTGGTAAGGTATCTTTTTGCATCTAAATTCTGTAAGATGGTAAGAAGAAAACAGACCGTGAACCAGACAGAGGAGGCAAGACCATGGCAGCAAACTATCAGAAAACCACACAGAAAACGACCGGAGGGAGCACCACCACCACCAATACCAGCACCCAGGGCGGATCCAGCACCCATACCCAGAGCGGCGGAACCTCCACCACCACCAGCAAGTCCTACGCTTCCGGGGAAGTGAACGCGAATACCCAGGCGAACCTAAACCGCTACAACAACCCGTACCAAGAGTCGGGAGCAGTCTCGGATCTTAGAAACCAGCTGAAACAGAACCAGAACTATCAGCAGAGCGACGCGGTCAAGGACGCCTACAGCCAGCTTCAGCAGTACGGACAGTACCAGCAGAGCGAGACGGTAAAGAACGCCTATGAAAACCTGCAGAACCTCTTAAATAACCGGCCGGGGGAATTCCATTCCTCCTACAAGGAACAGCTGGACAACATCTACAATCAGATTGTGAACCGGGAAGATTTCAGCTACAACATGAACACGGACGCCTTGTACCAGCAGTATAAGCAGCAGTACACCCAGGCGGGGAAGAATGCCATGAAGGACACCATCGCCCAGGCGTCTGCCTTAACCGGAGGGTATGGGAACAGCTACGCGGCCACGGCCGGCCAGCAGCAGTACCAGAATTACCTGCAGGAATTAAATAACATCGTCCCCACCCTGTATAACCAGGCCTATCAGAGATATCAGGATGAGGGGGCCAACCTGTTAAACCAGTACAGCGTGGCCGGAACGCAGTATAACAACGAATACCAGCAGTACCGGGATGCTCTGTCTGACTGGCAGGCAGACCGATCCTTCGCGCAGAGCAACTACCAGTCGGAGCGGGACTATGATTACGATCGGTTTAACGCAGACCGGTCCTACGCCTACAACCGGTATAACGATGAGCGCACCTTTGACTATAACCAGTTCCGGGACAACCGGGACTTCCTCTCCAGCCAGTTTCAGAATGAAAGGACCTTCGATTACCAGGATTACATCAACAACCGGAACTACTGGAACCAGGAATATTGGAACGAACGGAATGCCGCACAAACGACCGAGAGCCGGACGGATACCTCCCAGTGGAGCCAGACAGACACCAGGGACTGGAGCAACACAAGCAGTACCCAGAACACCAGCAGCTGGAGCAATACAGAGAGTCTGACGCCCAAGGAAGAGGACACCTTAAGCGCGCTGTTTGGGAACGACTCCCAAAACGGACTTGATCTGGGAGAGACAGAAGGGAAGGTGCCCTGGTATCAGAGGCTGGCAAATGGAGTGAAGGAGAAGCTTGGCGCAGCCGGAGGCCTGGACAACGACATTGTTCTGCAGATCGACCGGGCGGCGTCTCCAGGGATGCGAAGAAACGTGATTACGGATCTGGTAAGAAACGGAAAAATCAGCGCCTCTGACGCGGCGGATTACGCCAACCTGTTTGGCATCAGCTATTAAGGAGAAAAAGTATGGCAAGAACGATGGAAGAGATTGAAGAGGAAATCCGAAAAGCGCAAAAGCAGAGAAGGCAGAGCGCGGTTCAGGGAAGCGGGAATACGGCCGGCCAGTCCCAGAGGAATAGCCAGGAGATTGAAGAAAGGATCCGGGCAGAGCAGAAAAAGCGGACGCAGGAGCAGTCAAGAAACCGGGCGAAGCTTTCCTTCGGAGGTCCCACCCAGGACATTTATCAGGGGAGGGAACGTTTATACCATGCCCAGGGAACCGATAACTTCATAGATCCAAAAGCGACGGATTACCGGGCGCAGGGAAACAACCTGTTAAACAACCAGCTCACCCAGGCGGATACAGACAGACTCAGCTACCAAAAGAATTATGATTTTCTGAGCGATGCGGTTAAGGAGAGCCTGCGCCAGTACCAGAAATACCAGGATCTCTCCATAAACCCGACCGTGGACGTAGCCACCCGGAAAAAGGCAGCCTCTTCTGCCAAATACATAAACGACACCTATGACGATTACCTGGGAGAGGATGGTTTCCGGCAGTTTTTACAGTACAAAGAGGAAGCCGACAACGCCATGACGGTCGATCGATGGGATGAGAAAGTGAAGGCGAAAGAGGACTGGGTGGATCGTCTGACAAAAGAACAGGAAGAGTATCTGGATATCCTGGCTTTTCATAAAAATGCAGGAAGAAGAGGAGCGGCGGCGGCAATCTCCGATGAACATGGGCTTCGGACCCAGGACAAGGATGCCTATGCGAAAAGCGAGCTTGTCAAAAGTGGATTGAGTGAAGAGGAAATCGATGAGCTTGTGAATATCCGAAGAGGGGCAGAGGTGAAAACGACCCGTACCCCTGAAGAGGAGTTAGCGTATGCCTCCGATTACATCAATTCCAAACTGACCGAGGAGCAGAAGGGATATCTGCGGGAGTATAAGGACTATGCAGATGGAAGAAAGCAGCCACAACAGGGAGAAGATCCGGAAGCGATTGCCCAAACCAGGGCCGTCAGTGAGGCGAAGGCCAAGCTCATAGAAAGCGGCGTTACGGAAGAGGAGTTTGAAAAGATCAATCAGTATGCCAGCGAGTTATACAGTTACTACGACCGCTTGGAACAGCAGCAAAAGGCCTATGATTCTGTCCATACGGGAAGCGCAGCAGGGGATGTGGGAGGTGGCATCCTGAATACAGCAAAAGCGATCGCTGTATCCCCTGTATCAGGTTTTGGAGCACTGATGGAAACGGTTAACCGGGCATTTTATCCGGATCAGGCAGCCCCGGTAAACACGAACTCCACCTTTTATGGGCTGTCAAATAGGAATACGGACTGGAAAAATGCGACTGCCCAGAGGATCGCAGAGTTACCGGCAGGTGAACTGGGAGCGAAAGCTTATCAGGTGGGAACGTCGATCGGAGAATCTGCTTTTAACATGGCGATCGGCGCAGGAATTGGAAAAGGGCTGGGAGTGGCGTCTCTGTCGGAAAAGACCGCTCAGGCAGTGAACCACTTGGTGACTCTCCCTTCCTTCGGCGCGAATGCCTACGCAGTCACCCTCCAGGAAGCCCAGAACCGGGGGATTGATACGGATGATGCTGTAGCCACGGCACTGGTGGCCGGTTTGGCGGAAATGGCGACGGAAGTCTGGTCTTTGGATCATTTCTGGGACATCGCGAAGAGCCAGGGCACAAAGGCGGCCCGAAACGCCGTCATCGATGTGCTGGTGCAGGCAGGGGTAGAGGGAAGCGAGGAGGTAGCCAGCGATCTCATCAACCGGGCAGCGGACGCCATCATCAACGGGGATCAGTCTGCCTACAACCAGTCTGTACAGGAATCTATTTCCCAGGGAATGACCGAAGAGGAAGCCAAACAGAAGGCGACCAAAGAGGCAATCCAGGGAACAGTCGAATCCTTCTTAGGGGGCGCGGCCTCCGGCGGCATCATGGGCAGCGCCGCCCAGGGCGTCAAGCTGGTCACC includes:
- a CDS encoding N4-gp56 family major capsid protein, which codes for MFAPLEHTRNTELNLQLFAEPNTNVTTANTTGNDLSPTMKTFYDTSLLENSRSENYFNQFGKKQQLPKNGGNKVEWRKFETFAKALTPLTEGVTPDGNKVNMTKIEGAIAQYGDYTTISDRLELEAVDPIILGVTEEHGAQAGETLDTITRNEVITGTQVIYGGGKASRTTITSADKVTPALINQAVTLLKKMRAPQVEGGGYIAIIHPSCSYDLRESTEWLDVHKYAQPQEIYNGEIGKLHNVRFIESADQKVWTYKDTNEKNVAVYAITIFGRDAYGIIDPSAESLEVIVKQRGSSGTADPLDQRSTVGWKASHAAKILYQERLVRLEVGSFYSDKDEAN
- a CDS encoding type II toxin-antitoxin system RelE/ParE family toxin produces the protein MHQIYFYRDKNGKEPVADYLAELASKKDKDSRIKLNKIRDYVKTLSEYGTQVGEPYIKHLDGEIWELRPLRDRILFVGWVNGSYVLLHQFMKKTQKTPAREIEKAKRELADLIERGVKYE
- a CDS encoding helix-turn-helix domain-containing protein, producing MSNTNNSAIGRSWEEVERELFTPEEIAESNLRVALIGELIKARQEKGISQKRLEEMSGVKQPIIARMEKGNTNPQLETVLKILAPLGKTLAIVPLDPTK